A region from the Thermanaeromonas toyohensis ToBE genome encodes:
- the ytvI gene encoding sporulation integral membrane protein YtvI — protein MPERLARAFQGLLVLLTACLVVFLLLYYIIPAIVKIINSLLPVILPFAVAALLAALIDPVVNFIQEHAKLNRTAAVLITIFFFLGLTSTGLFYLISNLIIELEGLVSTLPAQARGLGALLQEIFNRLQAFYFSGALPPDILSSLQNLLNTATVGLKGLLTSLIQWLIAFLSSLPELFIVVIITLVATFFFSRDKEAIMATLRQFLPLSWAKNIETVGSSVGRAIIGVLRAETLLISLQITQTIIGLLILRVDYALTLAFLIGLADILPIVGPGTIYIPWAIWEFIQGRYGLGIALLILYSFIIILRQLLQPKLVAVNLGLHPLTALIALYAGLKLLGIAGLIIGPLTVVVFKAYLAAGIGKR, from the coding sequence ATGCCCGAACGGTTGGCCCGGGCTTTTCAAGGCTTATTAGTCCTTTTGACAGCGTGTTTAGTAGTTTTTTTACTTTTATACTATATTATTCCAGCTATAGTAAAAATTATCAATAGCTTACTCCCTGTTATTTTACCCTTTGCTGTGGCAGCTTTACTAGCGGCCTTGATAGATCCGGTAGTGAACTTTATCCAGGAGCACGCAAAGCTTAACCGTACAGCCGCGGTGTTAATCACCATATTCTTTTTTTTAGGGTTGACTTCTACTGGGCTTTTTTATCTTATTTCTAATCTTATTATAGAGCTTGAGGGTTTGGTGAGTACTCTGCCTGCCCAGGCTAGGGGGCTCGGAGCTTTACTTCAGGAAATTTTCAATCGGCTCCAGGCCTTTTACTTCTCAGGGGCTCTTCCGCCGGATATTCTAAGTTCCCTTCAAAATCTCCTTAATACTGCTACGGTGGGACTTAAGGGTTTACTTACTTCCTTAATCCAATGGTTAATAGCTTTCTTAAGTTCCTTGCCTGAACTTTTTATAGTAGTTATTATAACTTTAGTAGCTACTTTCTTCTTTAGCCGGGACAAGGAAGCCATAATGGCTACCTTACGCCAGTTTCTACCTTTAAGCTGGGCCAAGAATATAGAGACCGTGGGCTCTTCTGTAGGTAGAGCTATTATCGGGGTCCTACGAGCGGAAACCCTTCTAATAAGCTTACAGATTACCCAGACAATCATTGGGTTACTTATATTGCGGGTGGATTATGCTCTTACCCTAGCTTTTTTGATCGGGCTAGCAGATATTTTACCCATTGTGGGTCCGGGGACCATTTATATCCCCTGGGCGATCTGGGAATTCATCCAGGGAAGATACGGGTTAGGTATAGCGCTTTTGATTCTATATAGCTTTATTATTATACTTCGTCAACTTTTACAGCCCAAACTGGTGGCTGTAAATTTGGGGTTACACCCCTTAACCGCCCTGATAGCCCTGTACGCTGGCCTTAAACTTTTAGGTATAGCCGGGTTGATTATAGGGCCTTTAACGGTAGTAGTTTTTAAGGCATATTTAGCAGCAGGTATAGGAAAACGATAA